The DNA region TCGCATCCTGTACTTGATGGGCGAAATGGGTGAAATGAGGGCCAAAAATTAACGATTATCCGCTGCAGTCATCAACCACTCGGCTCGCCCATATATGAACGAGGGCTGCCGTATTCGCGACGGCTGCTATATACAATCAAAACGACATTTTTCGGCTGTTCACTCCCCTTTCCGCAAATGATTATCAATCCGAGGCATCACCAGCATTTGTCATCAAGGAAAATGCAGCGGTCCACAAACGGTCACCCCGCGCGCTCGAATTTTCAGTGCAGAGGCTGTGTGGTTGATGGCCGTCATGGCGATGTGTACAGAAGGCGTCCGGTCCCATAGTCTGGGGAGTCACGACGCTCTCCGCCTGCCCAGAGGGAGGAAGATCGGTTGCGGTTAGACGATTCGACCCGTAGTCATGGATTCTGTGCGACGCCAGAGCGAATGATTCGAGCACTGCGGTCCGCTTCCAATTGATGCCCGGCCTAGACCACAAACTGTGGCTCGGCGAGGTTGCAATTGCGATTTCGGATTGCCCTAAAGGGAAAGATGTTGCGCCTTGTACTATGTAATTGGTCAACTGGGGCGACGCCAGTGTGGGGAAGGTCCGACCACACAGCCTTATGCCACTTTTACTTTTAGGGAGAAGTAAGAACAAGGTTCACGCGTTCTTGGACGGGAAGAATCTCTCCGCGGCCAAGCCGTTTCCGCTACAAACCGGCCCCACCGTGACGGAACGGCGACTCCAAGCCGGGAGCGCGAGTACCGGGAGCGAGTACCGGGAGCGAGTACTAACACTGCGCGATTCTTGGGCCGGCGAATTGGCCTACAATTTCCTAATACAGCTTAGATAGCAAGGGTGGCGCTTGGAAGCGTATCGAGCTACGGCAAGGCACCGCCTCTTGACGTTGGCTGATTGATCCCCGGTCCTGCTGGCACAGCTTGAAATTCTTAACATGGCGTGTTTTTGGCGCCTGATAAAGCCCCTTTGAGCTCACACCGCAGTCGCGAGCACTGAATACTACCTTTTTATGGCGATCATGACGGGCTCCGTCCACTTTCGCAGCACTTCGGCCCTGTACTTTGTACCAAACAAAGGTGACGGCGCGTctccctggcggcggcgtgcgaaTTGTTCCGGGATTGGCGGACGTGCGATAATTCCTCGGTGGCGGCACCGATGTTGGTTGAAGCGAGCTCTAGTACCAATACGACCAGACGGCATTGCCCGGTGGCCAAGGCAACTCATCATACTGTAGCGGCTGCTAGACAGTCCCTTTAATGCTTCGTTCTTTTCGGCTGCAAGGGTCCAGCCGCACTTTATATCTCCTCGACCATGGAGTTGCGGGTCGGATTTCTCCaattggatggatggactgCTTTTCTGCAGAAAGAATTTTGGGGAGCAGGTCTGCTGTGAGACAGGGCTGAAAAGATCAACACGTGGCTTTGTTGGAGTGGCCGCGAAACCCCTTCCCTGAGACCCTAGACATCTGCACGGTCTGCCCCTGTAAAAAACAGGTGTAGCTGGCGCAAATGGTGCCCCGCATTGTATTTGTGGAGCAGTCACAGGCTAAGGCATGCGTATGCATCCAACTgtgatgctgctgatgatgatcCTAACTAGCTACGTGGCACACATACGAGGAATAGGGGTCGGGCCCCGGCCCGACCACTGTTCCGGGCGCGGCTGGACCCACTGGTCTCAACAGTATTGATCGTATTCTCGTAGCTCTCCCGGCGTCGGGAATCCATTTCATTATATCACCCATGACTGGCGTCGTAATGGCACCTGCGATGTGGGTGTGGCCAGACGTCTGCAGATGCAACGATGTGGTACTTTTTGCGACAATCTCCGCAGTCTTAATTATTGTCATTGCTCAGACATATACAAGCAGCGTGCGGTACCCTCGAAATCTTCCCAGGATCGGGCGAAGGCCAGGCCAGACAGGCTTTAGCCTGGCGACGCGATGGCAGTACTTGGTTGACTGTTCATCGCTGTACCGTGATGCCTATGAGAATGTGAGCGAGCGCGAGCACAGCCCGCCCAGCGcacggcgggccgggccatcaatcgaccgaccgaccgtcaATCGCGGGCTGACTTGCAGAGCAACCACAGTATTCCAAGAAGGGAAAGACCGTCCTGATCCCAGGACTTGGTGCCCGAGATGAGATCATCCTCCCTGGCAACGCGATACGATGGGCACTTGCGCAGCCGGAGGAGATACTGAGCTCTTCCGAGGCGCTCGTGGAGATCAATCAGACGAGATGGGCTTTCGGAAACAGCAGCATCACAAGTGACCTATGGCACGTCGGCCTCTTCCGGACGGACCTGAACCGGGCTTTGGAGACTGTCTGTGCGGGGGTCAACGACGAGCTGGCTTTGGCGCTTGATACGTTCTTTGGGGTGGATGCGGACAACTGGACGGAGATTGACCTGCTCGCGACCATGCGGATGGTCGTGGCGCAAGCCGGAAATCGTTTCATCATTGGCGATTCCCCGGAGGGGCTGAAGTTGTGTACGTTTTGTTTAATGCCGCTCATCAGCGCGAGTTGGTGTTGGGCGATGCGCATAGAGTTAACCTTCTGATACAGGCCGCGACCAGGAGTTCCTGAGGAACAACGTAGCCGTCTTCGAATGCTTCATCCTCAATGGTGGCATTAGTGGTGCATGCCCCGTCCTTCTTAGACCGTTGGTCGGACGCATGGCTGCATGGCCCATTTGGCGTCGCATGGCCAAATTCCGCCGACACATTCGGCTCCTTTACGAGGAGCGGATGCGGATCCTCcgtctccagcagcagcaggataATAACCCGGGCAAAGCTACGCCAAGAGACTTTTTCCAGGTGATGATGCAGTTCGCCGCCACATACCGCACGGAGGACGTGAATGACTTTGAGAACATGGCCGCTCGACTATGTGCGGCGAACTTTGGGGCCATGCACCAGACGAGCATCCAGGCGACCAACCTCCTGCTCAACATCCTAGGCTCCGACCCCGAGTTTGATACCATTGCCGTGCTGCGTGACGAGGTTGCCCGAGTTATAGGCCCGGGGGGTTCTCCTGGTCACGCGGATCAtacgggctcgtcgagagcGTGGACCAAGGCCAAAGTCGCAGCCATGGTTCACACTGATAGCGCTGCCCGCGAAACGCTACGCATCAACGCCTTTGCCAATCGCGCCATCTTCCGCAAGGTCATGGTCGACGGGCTCACCACCGAGGATGGCATCTCGTTGCCCAAGGGGTCGTTTGTGTCCTTCTTCAGCCAACCGCCCAATACAGACTCGGAGTACTACGAGGAGCCTCTCAAATTCGACCCGTTTCGGTTCTCCCGCAGCATGaatggggcggcgggtggcgatGCCGCTAATAACAAGGATCCGTcagccggcgaggcgggtgGTCCCAAGTACGTTTCCACATCTGAGCGGTACTTGTCTTTCGGCCACGGGAAACACGCCTGCCCAGGCAGGTTCTTGGTTGACTTTGAGCTCAAGATGATGGTGGCGTGCATCTTGACGCGGTATGACATCAAGCTCCCCGCCGCATATCAGGGACGGAGGCCACGGGGTCGTtgggtggccgaggcgcatcTACCACCACATGGGGCGAGAATCATGGTGAAGAGGAGGCGCATCGTCGAGTAGCTCGGCGTGCAAATGTGGAAACCCGGCAACGCGTGCCTTTGCCAGTACGTTTGTAAAGCGGCGAGTGGGCTGTAGCACGACGTAGAGCCATGGCAGTTTGCCAGCGAGCGTACGACTGAGCTCAAACTCCTCCATAAGTGGCAGCATGTCTAATATGGCGTGTAATGCAAAGTAAAAGTAATGGCCATCTATCTTCCAACTACTTCTTGCCCAAAAAATTGGACGGAAAAGTTTCTCTCAAGCTTCCTTTATAGGGCATGACGTTCGCGCCCGGTGCAGCTATGCCTGACTGTAGTGCATCCTGGTCTATTTCTTCAATCCCCTTTCATTGAAAATTTGTTCAAACGCTTCATCCAACAGCTTTAGACCATCCTCGATTTCGTCGGCTGTCACGGTCACAGGAGGTGCCAGACGAAAGACACCACCCATACCCGGTAAATTGACAATGTTGCAAGAGAGTCCCAGCTCCAATGCCCTGTCCGATATAGCCTGTCCCAGCTCCGCGCCGGGCGCCTTGGTCCCGGGTTCGGCGATGATCTCAATGGCCTGGAAAAGACCACGGCCTCTGACCTCACCGATGCACCAGAACTTTTTCTGTAAGCGCAGTAGTCCCTGACGAAGCTGCTCGCCACGCTCTGCGGCCTTTTGAGGGATGTtgtcgcgctcgacgacctcgaggaccttGTTGCCCACAGCGGCGGTGAGAGGGTCGTTGAGATGGGTGGTCAGCCACAAAAGACCGGCCTTGCGGCATCCCTCCTCGATCTCGGCAGTGGTGGTGACAGAGGCCAGCGGCAATCCGCAGCCGAGCGTCTTGGACAGTGCCAGGATGTCGggcacgacgccgtcctcctcaaaGGCAAACATGTGGCCCGTGCGACCGACGCCGGTCTGCGCTTCgtccatgatgatgagcatGCCGCGCTTCCTGCACTCCTTCTCCATGCGCTTCAGGTACCCCTTTGGCGGCACGAGGATGCCACCGGTGGAGAGGATGGGCTCCATGATGAAGGCCGCGAGGGAGCCAACGCTCTGGCGGTCAATCATGGACCATCCGTACTCGAGCTCCGTCTCCCAATCATACGAGCCGTCGGCATGGCGGAAGACGGAGCGGTACGGGTAGGGGGCAGGGAAGGCCAGCATGCCAGGCATGGTGGGCCCCCCGTTCTTGCGGCCCGCCGAGTAGGTGGCGGAGCCGGAACCCTGGGTCAGGCCGTGGTAGGAAGCCGAGAAGGCGACAATCTCGAACTTGCCGGTGTGGCACTTGGCCATcttgagggcggcctcggtgGACTCGGACCCAGTGTTGAGGAAGATGGACTTGTCGAGCTTCGGGGGCAGCAGCCTGGCgagacgcgccgccagctcgaccACAGGGTGGGTGATCATGTTGCTCAGAAGGtggtcgagctcgccgacgtaCTTGCGcgccacctcgacgacttctGGGTGCGAGTGGCCGAGCAGCGAGCTCATCTGGCCGGATGTGAAGTCGAGGATCTCacggccctcggcgtcccACAGGCGTGCGCCTTGCgccttgacgatgacggcgggggagaaggggacGCCGGTATAGAGCAGGTATTTGTCCGCATCCTGCCAAAATTGGCTCTTTGGCGCGCCGTTGACCATTGTCTGTGTCATTTTGCGGAATGTGGGATTAGGTAGGTACGATGAGAAGAAGATACAGGTCAATACAAAATCCACGAGCATTTGCGGTACTATTATATGTTGATTTTATTCACATGGCCATCCTCACCCATTTCTCCGCTTCGCAAGATCTGGACGCCTCGTCTTCCTTCGCCTGTCCGTCAACCCTGGCCGCATCGTGGCCGCGGGCCCACGACAGCACCGCCGCGGAGCTGGTGACTTACACGCCACTGAGTGAGTGATTCCAGAGCAAATAAGCTAAAGCTTCCTAATGGGTGGCGGCCCCTCTTCCCCGCGGCCCCACGACACCCACCGCGGAGATGGAGACAGGAATCCACTGAGTGAGTGATGGCCCCCGTCTTCCCCGCGGACCGTTCTTACAAGTGCAAAACGCCAAAGACAGAAAGAAAGAACTTAGGGTTGAGTCGTATACAGCTCGTCTGGTGGCATTGAGCCGCCCATCAATCCGTCACCCTGACCAATCCCGGCGTCGGCTTGGATGCAGCCAACAAGACCCTCTACCTGCGACCGAAACACAGCTTCGCAGCAAGCCAGCGAGTCTCCTTACTCTCAGGCGGTGGCTCTCGCCACGAGCCGTCGTTCGGCGCCATGGTCGGACCAGGTTTGCTCAGCGCTGCCGTTGCGTGCAGTCTCTTTCCCAGTTCAAATGCACAGTAGATTTGCACGGCCATCCTGTCGCGTGTGGACCAAACagtggcctcgacgacgaagccgcaTAGGAGGATCGAGGTGCTCTCATCATTGTGAAAAACTACTGCATGTTCAACCCAAATCAACCCACTCCAACTCGCCGTGCGGACAAATTGAATTGGTCAATTAACCAGCGAGCCGTCAAATGAACTGTATGAGCGTTGATATATAACTCTGCCCATCCACATGTGGATTTGTGGTTGAGTTGATTGCCACCTTGCCTGTCCGTCTGGAGCCAGGATCGCACCTCCAGGTACACAACGGCTAACTGAAATACACCTTGATCATTACTAGTACTGCATACCAGAAAAATCATGCATACATAGTTTCTTAACATCACACCGTCAAAGCTGTCCGTCTACACAGACGGATCATGCGATCCAGAACCAGAGCTTCTCCGCAAAGTTCCTTGGCTTTGGATCCTCCCAGAGCTCCTCCAATGCATCAATCTCGTCCTTCCCAGAGAAGATATCCATGTCTGCCGGCTTGACAAATTTTGTTCTCTTGAACACCTTCCAGAAGCCATAGAGCCCAACAAAGATAGGAATGTTAATATAGGCAGCCAAAAACTCGGCCACATCCCACTGGCCGCCGATGAAGACCTGGAAGCCGTTTAGAATGATGACTATGAGGAAGAAGATAAGCGTACAGCCTGCGAGGTAGGGCTGTCCGGGCGTCTTCATCCGAAGCGTGTCACGGTCAATGCCGCGCGCATTGAGCCCGCGGTAGAAGCCCAGATAGGCCAGGCAGACGGACGACCAGGTGAAGAGCGAGGCAATCGTCACAAGGCTCTGGAACCATTGGAACGCCtgcgcagcaccgccgtgTTTTTGGACGGACAAGTACGAGAGCATGCCCACAgcgccc from Purpureocillium takamizusanense chromosome 3, complete sequence includes:
- a CDS encoding uncharacterized protein (COG:E~EggNog:ENOG503NTX4) — translated: MTQTMVNGAPKSQFWQDADKYLLYTGVPFSPAVIVKAQGARLWDAEGREILDFTSGQMSSLLGHSHPEVVEVARKYVGELDHLLSNMITHPVVELAARLARLLPPKLDKSIFLNTGSESTEAALKMAKCHTGKFEIVAFSASYHGLTQGSGSATYSAGRKNGGPTMPGMLAFPAPYPYRSVFRHADGSYDWETELEYGWSMIDRQSVGSLAAFIMEPILSTGGILVPPKGYLKRMEKECRKRGMLIIMDEAQTGVGRTGHMFAFEEDGVVPDILALSKTLGCGLPLASVTTTAEIEEGCRKAGLLWLTTHLNDPLTAAVGNKVLEVVERDNIPQKAAERGEQLRQGLLRLQKKFWCIGEVRGRGLFQAIEIIAEPGTKAPGAELGQAISDRALELGLSCNIVNLPGMGGVFRLAPPVTVTADEIEDGLKLLDEAFEQIFNERGLKK
- a CDS encoding uncharacterized protein (EggNog:ENOG503Q5VD~COG:Q); protein product: MAPAMWVWPDVCRCNDVVLFATISAVLIIVIAQTYTSSVRYPRNLPRIGRRPGQTGFSLATRWQYLVDCSSLYRDAYENYSKKGKTVLIPGLGARDEIILPGNAIRWALAQPEEILSSSEALVEINQTRWAFGNSSITSDLWHVGLFRTDLNRALETVCAGVNDELALALDTFFGVDADNWTEIDLLATMRMVVAQAGNRFIIGDSPEGLKLCRDQEFLRNNVAVFECFILNGGISGACPVLLRPLVGRMAAWPIWRRMAKFRRHIRLLYEERMRILRLQQQQDNNPGKATPRDFFQVMMQFAATYRTEDVNDFENMAARLCAANFGAMHQTSIQATNLLLNILGSDPEFDTIAVLRDEVARVIGPGGSPGHADHTGSSRAWTKAKVAAMVHTDSAARETLRINAFANRAIFRKVMVDGLTTEDGISLPKGSFVSFFSQPPNTDSEYYEEPLKFDPFRFSRSMNGAAGGDAANNKDPSAGEAGGPKYVSTSERYLSFGHGKHACPGRFLVDFELKMMVACILTRYDIKLPAAYQGRRPRGRWVAEAHLPPHGARIMVKRRRIVE